In a single window of the Biomphalaria glabrata chromosome 13, xgBioGlab47.1, whole genome shotgun sequence genome:
- the LOC106072853 gene encoding uncharacterized protein LOC106072853 yields the protein MGSPVVVASPRKSPSYNRRANKPLVEKKRRARINGCLSQLKSLILGAMQTEGAQVSRLEKADILEMTVKYLQHMQHQQLNSEPEVVTKFSAGYTECASEVIRYIGAVNCVSPDVRAKLENHLVERLRGSMVQAPAAQNAVMVSQQNTKGQAQLSTVNTFTSSNVTANIPPTRDTYLQSTDVDSVSSYMSDIDIANKAAAEALKRPQQAAPNTNRVSVTGIRQALQAAPVSPRNCSPKNELPAEELLNALRARQESRHSHVLHPVPLMARSQSTSPPHARHSNELLRATGYASERERHSSSSESSVQARYTPPSAYTHQAFGPAAYNHEAYISNSMDIQLNTHTIKNESDAYLSDFERPLHIHIPDSPRVPSTPSPHFYPQGVPYHPSSRTQEVHTPPSPSNYSADSMDESPPTILYGYQQQTTLVYKMETEESFHHQDNRNNIRFQEYGCDAPYAPFAYKPSVSNVNNSRATPQDDFQLSKRTIPATPSPPMLTKEKPLSQHGSRSNHTGSYCQDNRSLNEHSVPSGIPTHHSYTRELAQYNNENVDPNDLNQYSHHAHRDGQYCDQVDVKSKQGYLPEVSNYQLHNSEWSSNACIQPEPQAQVATHNKNMQPVVNEPAPHLCVQSRLKDTALSQLTLKRRILYGLGSEGEWTASGKIAKQLQEQNTCAQNNGRQSMALPSKEKDLIAPSDILCRRPSQCGSDEALWRPW from the exons ATGGGAAGTCCTGTAGTGGTAGCATCGCCTAGGAAAAGTCCATCCTATAATCGCAGG gCAAACAAACCACTGGTTGAGAAAAAACGAAGGGCTAGAATCAATGGATGTTTGAGCCAACTTAAGTCACTTATCTTAGGGGCCATGCAAACAGAG GGTGCCCAGGTATCCAGATTAGAAAAGGCTGACATCCTAGAGATGACtgtgaaatacctacaacacaTGCAGCACCAGCAGTTGAATTCAGAGCCTGAAGTGGTGACCAAGTTCAGTGCTGGCTACACTGAGTGTGCCTCAGAGGTCATCAGGTACATTGGAGCCGTGAACTGTGTCAGCCCCGATGTCAGAGCCAAGTTGGAGAACCATCTTGTTGAAAGACTTAGAGGCTCTATGGTCCAGGCACCTGCAGCTCAAAATGCTGTGATGGTCAGCCAGCAGAATACTAAAGGACAAGCACAACTTTCCACAGTAAACACTTTCACGTCATCAAATGTAACTGCAAATATTCCTCCCACTAGAGACACGTATTTACAGTCCACAGATGTGGACAGTGTGTCATCATACATGAGTGACATTGACATTGCAAACAAAGCTGCTGCAGAGGCTTTAAAAAGGCCCCAGCAAGCTGCGCCAAACACCAACAGAGTCTCTGTAACTGGAATCAGGCAAGCGCTCCAGGCTGCCCCAGTATCACCCAGAAACTGTTCTCCCAAAAATGAGCTTCCAGCCGAGGAGCTGCTCAACGCCCTGAGAGCTCGGCAAGAATCAAGGCACAGCCACGTGCTGCACCCAGTGCCGCTAATGGCCAGATCGCAGAGCACGTCACCTCCACATGCCAGGCACTCCAATGAGCTTTTGCGGGCAACAGGATATGCCAGTGAAAGAGAGCGACACAGCAGTAGCAGCGAGTCTTCTGTCCAGGCTCGGTACACCCCTCCATCAGCATACACCCATCAAGCCTTCGGCCCTGCAGCTTACAACCATGAGGCATACATCTCCAACAGCATGGACATTCAGCTTAACACTCATACAATCAAAAACGAAAGTGATGCCTATTTGTCGGACTTTGAGCGCCCTCTACACATCCACATTCCCGACTCCCCTCGCGTGCCCTCCACCCCTTCCCCTCATTTTTACCCCCAAGGTGTGCCATACCATCCTAGCAGCCGCACACAGGAAGTGCACACCCCTCCCTCGCCATCCAATTACTCTGCTGACTCCATGGACGAGTCTCCCCCCACCATTCTGTACGGTTACCAACAGCAGACGACTCTTGTCTATAAAATGGAAACGGAAGAGAGTTTCCATCACCAAGacaacagaaacaatatcagatTCCAAGAGTACGGGTGTGATGCACCCTACGCCCCCTTCGCGTATAAACCAAGCGTGAGTAATGTCAACAACTCACGTGCAACTCCTCAAGACGACTTCCAGCTCTCCAAACGAACCATTCCCGCCACCCCCTCACCCCCCATGTTAACGAAAGAGAAACCGCTATCCCAGCATGGCTCTCGCTCAAATCACACCGGAAGTTATTGTCAAGACAATCGTTCACTTAATGAGCATTCAGTTCCCAGCGGAATTCCAACACATCACTCTTACACACGTGAACTGGCACAGTACAACAATGAGAATGTGGACCCCAATGATCTAAACCAATATTCCCATCATGCCCATAGAGACGGTCAATATTGTGATCAGGTCGATGTTAAAAGCAAGCAGGGCTACCTCCCCGAGGTGTCTAATTATCAGCTCCACAACAGTGAGTGGTCATCCAACGCCTGCATTCAACCCGAACCCCAAGCCCAGGTCGCAACGCACAACAAAAATATGCAGCCAGTTGTGAATGAGCCCGCGCCACACCTTTGTGTCCAGTCCCGCCTAAAAGACACCGCATTGTCACAGCTGACCTTGAAGAGGAGAATTCTGTACGGACTTGGGTCGGAGGGCGAGTGGACAGCTTCAGGAAAAATCGCCAAACAACTACAGGAGCAGAACACTTGCGCCCAGAATAACGGGCGCCAGTCGATGGCGCTCCCGAGTAAGGAAAAAGATTTAATAGCTCCATCAGACATTTTATGCAGGCGCCCTAGCCAATGCGGCTCCGACGAGGCCTTGTGGCGCCCgtggtaa
- the LOC106072846 gene encoding uncharacterized protein LOC106072846, which yields MNTTFSTFSQYVLDYIVSEKLYSYFEVSINLWTMLFLSCFGVATNVLNAVVFIKQGFNEGVNISLMAITCWDLVRCLTSLVHRMYGPLYPASSLFSYYWQTYTFYLDYTPIFAGYVNYALTAYVSVERCLCVSRPFTVRSILTRKFTFIIVVVISVVTFGAFFVVYFIYDIYFLYVPEFQMTLPFFYYSGFYYRTQKIIMPYYNTIGIVLPFLSFLVLCACSSITIYYLKKSSAFTSKASSASGISLREQKVSKMLLTIIAVKIGNLFPRIVCYVAQLSEPEFYALKHYHFLFMTVSRFMYVLDFINADVTFFIYLNMSTNFKSTFNHLFVRIKPRK from the coding sequence atgaACACAACGTTTTCTACATTCTCCCAGTACGTCCTGGACTACATCGTCAGCGAGAAACTCTATTCCTACTTCGAGGTTTCCATCAACTTGTGGACGATGCTGTTTCTCTCTTGCTTCGGGGTGGCCACCAATGTCCTCAACGCGGTCGTCTTTATAAAGCAGGGTTTCAATGAAGGCGTCAACATCTCTCTCATGGCCATCACCTGCTGGGACCTGGTCCGCTGCCTCACCAGCTTGGTGCACCGAATGTACGGCCCTCTCTACCCCGCCTCGTCCTTGTTCTCTTATTACTGGCAGACCTACACCTTTTACCTGGACTACACCCCAATCTTCGCCGGCTACGTCAACTACGCACTCACAGCCTATGTCTCCGTGGAGCGGTGCTTGTGTGTGAGCAGGCCCTTCACGGTAAGGTCAATCCTGACCCGCAAGTTCACCTTCATCATTGTTGTGGTCATCTCTGTGGTCACTTTTGGCGCCTTCTTCGTCGTCTACTTTATCTACGACATCTACTTCCTGTACGTCCCAGAATTCCAGATGACTCTTCCGTTTTTCTACTACAGCGGGTTCTACTACCGAACCCAGAAAATAATAATGCCTTACTACAACACCATCGGTATAGTTCTGCCATTCTTGAGTTTTCTAGTGCTCTGCGCTTGCTCGTCCATCACCATCTACTACTTGAAGAAATCCTCGGCATTTACAAGCAAAGCGTCTTCAGCTTCGGGAATTTCCCTTCGGGAGCAGAAAGTTTCAAAGATGCTGTTGACCATCATCGCTGTCAAAATCGGAAACCTGTTTCCCAGAATTGTTTGTTATGTGGCACAGCTGTCAGAACCGGAGTTTTACGCTTTAAAACATTACCACTTCCTGTTCATGACAGTGTCCAGGTTCATGTACGTACTGGACTTCATCAACGCAGACGTGACGTTCTTTATATACCTCAACATGAGCACCAATTTTAAATCAACTTTTAATCATCTGTTTGTCCGAATTAAACCGAGAAAGTGA